The Priestia koreensis genomic interval CACGCACCTAAATGGCAGCTTATTGCGGTATTCTTCGGCGTTGGCTATTTATTTTTAACGATTTTAGCCGTTCCAAAAATCGGCGTGACCGCTGCGAACATTACAGCGATCGTTGGACAAATTGGCGCTGGGTTTATCATTGACCAATTCGGCTTATTTGGCGGCGAAGTCATTCACTTTGATTGGTCTCGCTTAGTCGGCCTGATCTTCATGCTACTGGCACTCGTACTCATTTTTAATGACAACGAGCGTTCGAAATCGTCGTGATTGAAAAAGGAACGATCCGATAAGGTGGATCGTTCCTTTTTTATGGCTAAAAAATGTATTGATCTTCTCTTCTCTACCATTTAGTCTGAATATATACATATTATTCTATCTGTTGGGACGACTACTCCTAAAAGGAGACTTGCTATGATTATTCGAGAAATGGAATCAAAAGACAATGCCGTCGTAAAAGAAATTATTCAACACTCTCTCAAATCACTTGGCTTAGACATTCCTGGCACTGCCTACTTTGACCCTCAGCTAAACGATCTGCATCACTATTATACTGATTTAACAAACGCCCGCTACTGGGTTGTCGAAGTTGCAGGCACTGTTGCAGGTGGAGTCGGAATTGCTCCGTTTGATGAAGCAGAAGGTGTTTGTGAACTTCAAAAACTTTACTTAACGCCAGATGTGCAAGGTCTCGGTTTAGCGAAAAAGCTGATGGAGACAGCGCTCGATTTTGCAAGCAATCACTATGACAAATGCTATCTAGAAACACAGCACGCCCTAGCACCCGCATGTCGTTTGTACGAAAAGTTTGGCTTTTCTCTGCTCGAAAAACCACTAGAAGGATCTGAGCATTCGGCAATGGATGCATGGTATTTAAAAGATCTTCCTAAAGAAGCCGTACGATAAGTTTGTTGACTAGCAAATATGTGAACGAATAGAAAAAAGCTCCTCGCTTTCTGCGGTGAGCTTTTTCATTTGTTCAGATAAAATGTTGCACGACTACTCCTCTTCCATTTTGCGTTTCAACCTCAGCATAAGCACCGTTTATAAACGTCATTTGCGGTGGAACATGACCGCAGTCAATGTCAAAGATGATTGGTACACCCGATGATGGGGCTGTAACCCCAAACGTTTGTCCCTTTTCTAACAATGGATATCTAATCATCAGCCTTCTCCTATTAAGCATAACAGACTCCCCTAATGAAAGCCCTGTAACTGGACATACTAACCATAGTCTATCATTGAGAGGAGTTTGGCGAGTTGATTGCTCTTATTTTAAAATTAACACTTTCCTTTTTTGCGGTGATGAACCCGCTCGGAAATATTCCAATTTTTATTACTTTAACGAACGGCTATTCTGTGGAGGAAAAACGACGTAATGCACGAAAAGCGGCCGTAATCTCGTTTATTATTTTGACCGTCTTTTTAGTGCTTGGAAAATACATTTTTTCAATGTTTGGCATTACGATCCATGCTTTTCGAGTCGCAGGAGGTATTTTAATTTTTGGGATTGCCTATAGCCTGCTACAGGCAAAGCACTCTAGCGCCCAAAGCCCTCATCCTCATGAGCAAAAAGAAGCGGAGAATCAAAATGATATTTCAATTACCCCGCTTGCGATTCCAATCATGGCTGGACCAGGAACAATCGCAACCGTTATGTCACACAGTACATCCTATCACCTGGAAAAAATGATTAGCGTTTTTATTAGCTACACGCTCATTCTTGCGATTACATTCGTGCTATTTTATTATTCGACTGCCATTATTTCAAAGCTCGGACAAAACGGGCTCAACGTTATTTCTCGTCTTATGGGGTTAATTTTAGCCGTTATGTCCATTCAAATGATTGCTGGTGGGATACACGGTCTGTTTCCTCACTTGTAAACAGGCAGCTTTTCCTCCTCAATAAATGAAAGAGGAGCAGATAAGCGTACATAGCTTTTGATGTGTTCATGAATATTTGGATATAACACCACTTGATCTAGCTGATCAAGCGGAATCCACTTCACACCCGTTTGATTAGGATCTGGAGACGAGGACATTTTCGGCGTGCACTCTCCTTTTCTTTTACAATCAAAAAAGAGTGTAAGAGAAGGCGTTTCTCCATAACGCGCCTCCACCTGTTGAGGCGCGTATTCATATACAAACGCAAGAGAGGTTACGTCCACATCAATGGATGCTTCCTCTTTTGCTTCTCGTTTTGCAGCTTCAACCACCGTTTCAAATGGTTCAACTCCCCCACCAGGAAGGTTGTAGTGAAGGCCATTTTCGTCGTGAAATTCGACTAATAAAATGGACTCATTTTCAATAATGAGAGCGCTTGATCTGACACGAATGGGATACATGAACATCATCCTTTACGAGATATTATAAATGATTATTTACCGTTCTTCTTTCTTTGATGGTGGTATTAAGAATATCTGAGGGAAGGTGGAAACGTAAAAACAGAGGCTCTTTCTTTTGAAGCTCGGATAGATAAACGCTTGCGTATGAACCGATAATGACAAAGGTAGGATTTTCTTTGAGGTCTTTTCGTTCACTGATACTCGCTAAAAAACGAATATATTCGTTTGATCCTACCCTGTAATTCAGATGATGACGGTTAAAATACTGAATAAGTAAAAACTTGCCTTGTCCAATAGTAAAGCGATCAATTTCGTCAGTAGACAACCCTTGTTTAGATACTTTCGCTTCGTTTAAAATGGCTGTTTGATGAGAGCTAAGTGGATATAGAGACGCATTATTCGCTTCTTGTTCATTGCGAATCACAATAAACGCAACACTTCCCAATAAAACAACGAATATGAGAGCTAGCCTACCCTTTGTCACATTTCCTCTCTCCTTTATCACTTTTTTATCATTCAAAAGACGGACTACCTTACTCCGGCTTAGGCAATCGTTTGAATACCTTCGAGATTAAGTAGCTTGCGAGGTAGAAACCAACCAACAGTGATGTTAAGCGAATAAGAAATCGCAGAAATCCATTATCCACCAACTGAGCCCCCTTATTCCCTCCATAATAAACAATCGCAAAACAAAGTAGTGCAGCAAATACCAATCCGCTTGCCATTTGAACCTTTTGAATCCATGAAAGCTGCATTAAAAATTTTCGTTCACGATAGCCCCTATAGCACAAAGCCACAATCAATATAAGTACCAAGAACAAATCTGACATATAGATCTCTCCTTTAAGCGACGAACAACCTGTTTTTTATGTAAAAACCTCGTATCAATAAGAAATGATGAGAGCCTGTTCGTTAAGATGTTAAAAAATTCAAAACATCCGCGGTTAATTGTGGTTGAAAAAGCTCGCGATTAAATTCTTTTGGGTCTTGAGAAGGTGGAAATGAAGGCGATCTCATCTCTAATGGAAACGGACTTAAAAACGAGAAGTGCCCTGCATTTTTGATGACCTTATGTTCAATCTGCTCACGATTTGTGATTCCTTTTAAGAGAAATTCAGCGTGAAAAGAAGGCGTAATGTCATCACTTTCACCTGTCATCATTAAGATGGGGATACGAACTTCTTTAAGCGCTCCTTCACTTCTAAACCACCCCAAAGCAGGTGCGAGTAAAATGACTTTTTTGATGCGTTCATCTGCTTTTACGTTTATCATTTGAGGCATTTGATTCTCCGTTTCCCAAGGAAGAGTCGTTGGGATTCCACCGACTAACGCAATCGCTGTATAACCACCCATAGAATGTCCGACGATCGAAATATCATCAAAATGAACGTGGTGTTTAAACAAACCACTACTATAAAACCAATCAATAACGCGAGTGATATTTCGAGGTCTGCTTTCTAAAATACTGGCTGAGTTCGCTAAGTGATTGTCACGGATATTATTAAATGGATGCTCTGGCATCGCCACAATAAATCCATTCTGAGCTAAGCTTCTAGCTAAATCTCTGTAGACGAGCGGCGTTCCCCCACTGCCATGAGAGATGATGACGAGTGGGTGCGCGCCACCTATTACCTCTGCATGCATCGAAACGTTTAATTTATAAGGCCCTATGTTCTCTTCTTTTTCAAGTGCGTCCGTCGGATACAAGACGAGCATAGGAAACGTCACCCCTAAATGCTCATCGGTAACATCCACTTTCCGGAAACCGGCAAACTTTGTATGTTCCTTGCTATTTTTCAATACATAACCTCCGCAAAATAGATATTCGTAGCTACTTCATGCTTTAATAAAAAACAGCACCACACGTAGTAACAAACGAGCGAGTACAACAACTACCACAATCCAGATAAACTGAACAATCACTTGCACCGCATTAAATCGGCATAAGCTCGCAAGCCATACGCCTCCGTAATGAATTGCCGCTACAGATAAACCGAGTACAATCAAAAAAGCTACACTAATAAACGCCTTTTTCATGAAGGTTAACTTCTTTAAAAATTCTTTGTTTTGATACACTTTATTTCCGAGCGCCATTAAAAATAGCGCCACCATAATTAGATCTTTCATCAGTCATTCCCTTTATTTAAATTCTAAGTTGTCTTTTTACTAGATAACTATCTACCTTCTACCTTAACATAAGAAGTGACTGCTACGTAAACGAGCAGTCACTTTTTTAAAAAAAATTATCCTTCAAACACCGTAAACATTCCTGTCATATGTGGAGCATGATTTTGAAAGCCTAGCTTTTCGTAAAACCCGTCTTTTCCTTCCGCAGAAAAAAGGCCAACAAAGGCGACTCCACCGTTTCGTCTTTGCTTAATATAGGCGAGCAAGCGCTCCATAATTTCTTTACCGAGTCCTGTTCCTTGATACGTCGGATGAATGGCGACGTCCTGAATATAAAAATACATATAGTTGTCGCCTACAATTCTTCCCATTCCGACCGGCTCTCCGTCAACCGTTGCCACAACACCGTATAACGAATGAGCAAGCGATTGACTCGATGTTTCCGTATGGATATTTCCCCAGCCAACTGACTCCCACAAAATTTGGTGCTCGTCAACAGTTGGCATACGCTCATGAATTTTAAAATTAGCCATCCTAACCTCTCCTTCTCTTTTTAAAGAATAAGCGGTTAACGACTACGTCACCGCTTTTAATTCATTCCGATTTGCTTCATGACACACACCACCTTTAAATGTTGATTATTTTTACCTAAGATATCCTTCTCGTAAGTACTTCGTCACCACTTCTTCAAACAGTTCCTCTTCCTCATAATGTGGCGTATGAGCGCTGCTTAAAAAGGTATAAACAGCTCCTTCTTTTGCATCTGCCACAAACGCGTTTACCTGCTCTTCACACGTGACAACATCATATTTCCCAAGCAGAAGCAGCATCGGTACAGTAACATCAGCAAGAAGTGAAAGAAGCGATTGAAAAATTCGCCCTTCATCGCGCAGAAGATTGTAATGAATTTCTGATCGGTCATAGAAGATCTCCCACTCGTCATCGGTATAAACCGAAAAATCGGTTGAAACAGAGTTATGGCGTCTGTAAATTTCCATTCTCCTGTCGCCTAAACCTTGACTAAGATCCATATACCCCTCGACAAGCTCACGAGTCGAGGGATTCGTTTTCATAAAAGCGACGCATTTTTTCAATTCTTCTGTCTGACCGTACTGACTATAAAGACTAGCCGTTCGTTTCAGCAACGCTTTAGCTGTCAATGCAAAATCAAACGTTGGCCCTTCTAGAATGAGATGGTCAATCGATTGTGGGTATTTCAAAGCATATAGTACGCTTAAATACCCACCGAATGAATGACCAATGACGGACCATTTTTTAATTCCGAGCTGCTTACGAATACATTCACAATCCTCAATTAAATCCTCTAATCGTAACGATTCGCCCGGGTTTATGCCTTCCGATCGGCACACACCGCGCTGCTCGATAATAATTACTTCAAAGGACCTACTCAAACGATATGCTTGATGATAGGAGAAATCATAGCTTCCTTCACCAGGTCCCCCGTGTAAATACAAAATCGCCTGCTCATTTTCTTGACCGTAATGCTCGACAAATATCTTTTTACCATCACATTCGATATATTTCCCTTGAATCATACCTCGTTCCATTAAAATGCCTCCCTTTTCGTTTTGAATGATAAATGATGGCTTCATTTATAAGGAGGCGAACGGGCAGTGGCAATAACCGTGCGTTAATGATGATGCTCCAATGATTTCATATGTATCTTCCCTTCTATCCGAAAATTTGGGCGGCGATGCTGTACAGATCTCCGTTTCTCTTTTCTAAAGAATTCACACCGTATATCATAATGGGTGGCTCGTTCACAAATACAAAGCCGCTTTGTTCAAGCAACTGTTGAAAGGACTTCTGTTCAGTAGGCACATCTATGCGTAGCTTTCCTCTATAACCTTGTACTAGATCACGAACGAGGGCCACGGCATCTTCTGCTGTAGGTGCAACAATTGGTCCTAAGATTAAATTCTGTGAGGTTTCGACAGCCAGCCCAAACCCGCAAATTCCTTCACTCTTTCTAAGCACTCTTCTCTTAGTAGCTTGTTCAATACGTTTTCTCAAAAAGATTTCCCGCTCGTCACCGAAAGCCTCGGCATCCAGCCTTAAAACCGATGACAAGTCTAATGAGTCATAAGGCTTTATAAAATCGTGTTTTGAATTCCTAACCGGCGCCACGCAAAAATATTTACGAACCGCACTCACCGTTAAAAAGCCTAACTTTTCATACATCGGCTTTCCCTCTTCAGTAGCAATGAGCATGGCGCTTTGGTTTCCTAAAAGAGACAGACAATGCCGCATAATTTCTGTTCCAAGTCCCAACCCCTGATAATTTGGATGAACGATTACCATGCCAATGCATGTCATCTTTCCACCGTATGTGACGAGCGCTCCGCTTGATACAATCTCACCTTGCTCTGTTTGATGAGCAAATATTCTACCAGTACTCATAATCGTTTCAAGGTCTTCTCTACTATAATCCCAATCTATGGAGGATGATAATTGCACTAATTGTTTAATATGTATTTCATTACATTCAATGAGCTGAAGAACTGAAGCCTGACTAATCATAAAATACGCTGCAAATCCTTCCATCCATACGCTAGTTCTACCATTGAGTTTCCGCCGATTTCAACCTCATCAGAACCGATCTTCTCTCCTCCAAGATCCTCATAAAAGTAGCGTGCGCGATTATTTTCAACTACCCACGTTAACATGGCGTGAAGGCCACCCTTCTTTAAATCACCCGCTAGCTGCTGCACGAGCTTTTTTCCTGTTCCGCTTCCCTGGTAATCTTCTAGTATATATAAAGCATACAGCTCTCCGTCATAAAGAGGAAACTTATCGGTGCGCTCCTTACCACCTGATGCAAAACCCACTACTTGTCCATCTGGTGATTCTGCAACGAAAACGTGTCCCTTTGGTATAGCACCTTCCCACATTTCCTGACGTTTCCTATAAGACAGCTTATTTAAATAGTCCTCCGACACAATTCCTTTATACGTTGTGCGCCAGCTATCTACATGTACACGAGTAATAGACGCGGCATCCTCAGGAATGGCTCTTCTAATTTTCATAAAAAAACCCCCTCTTTTGTTATATATTACCACAAAAGAGGAGGGAGTTGACTCGTTATTTAAACGAACTTAGTATTAAGTTTGAAAGGGCCCGAGAGCCTGTTGGCGTTAGATGTACGCCGTCTTTTGCAAAATACTCTGGATGCTTAAGACCAAGAGAATGCCAATCAACTATTTTCACGTTTTTGAATTGCTGTCCTTTTTTTGTGATCATTTGGTTGACGACACTTTCCCATGAGCGAGGTACACGTGTATTGACTAAGTAAATATCAGTATTCGAAAAGGCTTGTAGTAACCGATCAATTTGTTTATCAGTGAAGTATCCATTCGTTCCAAGCTCGATGATGACCGCATTCCCTTTTTGATTAAATTTCTTATATTGCGGAGTGAGGGAAAGAGCTTGTGACATTTGGCGACCTACCTTTCCATCAATCGTCATGTTGGGATAGGTACGACGAAGATCTTTTGCAATATCAAGCATCACCGAATCTCCAATCGCTAACACATTCCGGTACGTTTTCTTTTTTGTTCCGGCTGTTTGGACTGGTTTCTTTACAACTGGCGCTTGCTGAGCAGGCTGTTTCGGTGGTACTTCATTTGGTTGCTTCGTTGGCTTTTGATTTTCTTGTGCTGATGGTGTTTGCTCACTTGATCCTGTAGCAGAATCTGGTTTTGATTGTTTTCCTTCCTCTCGTGGATCGTTTAGACCATCCTGTACACCACTTACACCTTGTGTCACACTGCTTACTTTTATAGTGTGTTCATGAGCAGGAGTTACTCCTTGTGCAAGGCCAATAATCCCTGTCGTACAAATGACGAGAATAAGAGATAACACACCTGTGGAAACTTTTCGAATCATGATTAAGTTTCTCCACTTCATAATATTTTGCACGTACTGACGCAGAAATGCTCGAATTCCGTAAGTGCGAATTGGTACCTCAACAAAACGATAGGACCATTCTGCTAGCACGAATACAATCAATAATTGCACCACAATATGCCAATAAACAGGATTTCCGATTTCTCGAATCGGGGTGCCGAGCACGATGACCGGATAATGCCAAAGATAAATCCCGTACGACCTCGTTCCGATCCAGCGAAGCGGCTTCCATGATAACACCTTGCCAATGAAACTGCTTGGATGAACCACACATGCAATAAGCACAGCAGCATTCAAACAGAATAAAAACATACCGCCCTGGTAGACAAAGGATTGATATTCATTGACAACATAAAAACTCGCAAGCGTCACTAAAAGCGTTACACCCCCTATTATATTGAGAGATGCTTGTGGCACCTTCGGAAGCTTTTTAGTAGATAAACGCTTCATTGGCCAAATGAGTGCTAAAAAGCAACCAATAAGTAGCTCGAAAGAACGCGTATCCGTTCCGTAATAAATACGACTTGGGTCCATCCCTGGTTCGTACATCATCCCCATCGCCACAGCAGACCCAACCGCCCCAATAAGCACAATAGTGGCAAATTTCAAGCGACTTTTAAATAACGTTAATCCTGCGATTAATAACAGTGGCCAAAGAAGGTAGAACTGTTCTTCAATCGCAAGTGACCATAAATTTTTTAACGGTGACGGCGAACCAAAGCTATCAAAATAGGAAACTTTATGAAAAATAAACCACCAGTTACTGCTATAAAATAAAGACGCAATCGCATCTCCGCGCACTTTAGATAATAAATCTCCCTTAAACAGTACCACCCATGCCATCGTCGTCATAATCATAACGTACGCGGCTGGCAGCAAGCGTCGAATTCGGCTGATCCAAAAATCCTTTAATTTAAAGGAGAGCTCTTCTCCCTTGGCAGGCAAGATAATAGATGTTATTAAGTACCCAGAGAGCACGAAGAAAATATCTACCCCTAAAAATCCACCCATTGCCCATGTTAAATTTAAGTGATATACAATAACTGCTAGAACTGCGAGTGCCCGCAGCCCATCCAACCCATAAATGTACCGATGCCCTTTTCCTTGTGACATATGTAAGTCCCCCATTCTTCTGCGCGATCTTCATGTTGTTCATTACCCGTTCAATGCTTTCTCTATAGATATTCATTAAACCGTTCGTTTTTGACATGCATCACCTAATAGACGTTATGGACTTACCATTTAGTTTCACAATTAGCGCAACTTTTTTAAAAAAGGAAAAATGAACTATGGTGGAAGAATTAGTCAGATATAGAAATCCAAATGATGGTTCTAAAGAGAGCAGATGGGATGTCGCAGAAAATATGTCTATATGCCCATATTATCACAAAAAATAGGGTTAACAGCCAATTTTTACAAAGGAAATAAAAAGCCCCCCTCGTGTCACGAAGAGAGCTTCTCAACTCATCGAATATAACGATCTCCAACCAGCACATTCTTTAAAATCTTGGTTGGAATCTCAAACTCTACGGGCCCCATTACACCAGGAGCTACCTCGTATTCATCGAACGAAATCATAAGCTTGTGATCCTTTGTAATATAGAATGATTGATCCGGCTTAATTTTCTTAAACGGGTCCATATCTTCATCCGTAATAAAATACATTTTATCAGGCTCTGTTTCCATTTGATGCTTCATTTGCTGAATGATGTTTTGACTAATCACGTCAACGTACTGATCGTTTTTAAACAAGCTTTTCAGCGTAATGAATACCTCATTCTTCTTATCAATTGTATCAAATCGCTTTTGAATGTAGCCGGATGCCTGCGTTTCCTGAATGGTACGCTGTACGGATAGAATCGTATCCGTATTTGTCATAACCTTATACGTGCTGTCAACGGAATAGTAGCCTTTATCATCCGCTTTGGCTGCATCAGAGCTAGCAAACTTC includes:
- a CDS encoding DMT family transporter, with product MTIIPVLLTFLGGVLLSGQSSVNGKLSNRIGTLETAFITFMSGSLFLALWLIFFGDGNLLNIAHAPKWQLIAVFFGVGYLFLTILAVPKIGVTAANITAIVGQIGAGFIIDQFGLFGGEVIHFDWSRLVGLIFMLLALVLIFNDNERSKSS
- a CDS encoding GNAT family N-acetyltransferase, which translates into the protein MIIREMESKDNAVVKEIIQHSLKSLGLDIPGTAYFDPQLNDLHHYYTDLTNARYWVVEVAGTVAGGVGIAPFDEAEGVCELQKLYLTPDVQGLGLAKKLMETALDFASNHYDKCYLETQHALAPACRLYEKFGFSLLEKPLEGSEHSAMDAWYLKDLPKEAVR
- a CDS encoding MarC family protein, producing the protein MIALILKLTLSFFAVMNPLGNIPIFITLTNGYSVEEKRRNARKAAVISFIILTVFLVLGKYIFSMFGITIHAFRVAGGILIFGIAYSLLQAKHSSAQSPHPHEQKEAENQNDISITPLAIPIMAGPGTIATVMSHSTSYHLEKMISVFISYTLILAITFVLFYYSTAIISKLGQNGLNVISRLMGLILAVMSIQMIAGGIHGLFPHL
- a CDS encoding NUDIX domain-containing protein; the encoded protein is MYPIRVRSSALIIENESILLVEFHDENGLHYNLPGGGVEPFETVVEAAKREAKEEASIDVDVTSLAFVYEYAPQQVEARYGETPSLTLFFDCKRKGECTPKMSSSPDPNQTGVKWIPLDQLDQVVLYPNIHEHIKSYVRLSAPLSFIEEEKLPVYK
- a CDS encoding alpha/beta hydrolase family protein, with protein sequence MKNSKEHTKFAGFRKVDVTDEHLGVTFPMLVLYPTDALEKEENIGPYKLNVSMHAEVIGGAHPLVIISHGSGGTPLVYRDLARSLAQNGFIVAMPEHPFNNIRDNHLANSASILESRPRNITRVIDWFYSSGLFKHHVHFDDISIVGHSMGGYTAIALVGGIPTTLPWETENQMPQMINVKADERIKKVILLAPALGWFRSEGALKEVRIPILMMTGESDDITPSFHAEFLLKGITNREQIEHKVIKNAGHFSFLSPFPLEMRSPSFPPSQDPKEFNRELFQPQLTADVLNFLTS
- a CDS encoding GNAT family N-acetyltransferase, which produces MANFKIHERMPTVDEHQILWESVGWGNIHTETSSQSLAHSLYGVVATVDGEPVGMGRIVGDNYMYFYIQDVAIHPTYQGTGLGKEIMERLLAYIKQRRNGGVAFVGLFSAEGKDGFYEKLGFQNHAPHMTGMFTVFEG
- a CDS encoding alpha/beta hydrolase; the encoded protein is MERGMIQGKYIECDGKKIFVEHYGQENEQAILYLHGGPGEGSYDFSYHQAYRLSRSFEVIIIEQRGVCRSEGINPGESLRLEDLIEDCECIRKQLGIKKWSVIGHSFGGYLSVLYALKYPQSIDHLILEGPTFDFALTAKALLKRTASLYSQYGQTEELKKCVAFMKTNPSTRELVEGYMDLSQGLGDRRMEIYRRHNSVSTDFSVYTDDEWEIFYDRSEIHYNLLRDEGRIFQSLLSLLADVTVPMLLLLGKYDVVTCEEQVNAFVADAKEGAVYTFLSSAHTPHYEEEELFEEVVTKYLREGYLR
- a CDS encoding GNAT family N-acetyltransferase — protein: MEGFAAYFMISQASVLQLIECNEIHIKQLVQLSSSIDWDYSREDLETIMSTGRIFAHQTEQGEIVSSGALVTYGGKMTCIGMVIVHPNYQGLGLGTEIMRHCLSLLGNQSAMLIATEEGKPMYEKLGFLTVSAVRKYFCVAPVRNSKHDFIKPYDSLDLSSVLRLDAEAFGDEREIFLRKRIEQATKRRVLRKSEGICGFGLAVETSQNLILGPIVAPTAEDAVALVRDLVQGYRGKLRIDVPTEQKSFQQLLEQSGFVFVNEPPIMIYGVNSLEKRNGDLYSIAAQIFG
- a CDS encoding GNAT family N-acetyltransferase is translated as MKIRRAIPEDAASITRVHVDSWRTTYKGIVSEDYLNKLSYRKRQEMWEGAIPKGHVFVAESPDGQVVGFASGGKERTDKFPLYDGELYALYILEDYQGSGTGKKLVQQLAGDLKKGGLHAMLTWVVENNRARYFYEDLGGEKIGSDEVEIGGNSMVELAYGWKDLQRIL
- a CDS encoding acyltransferase family protein — its product is MSQGKGHRYIYGLDGLRALAVLAVIVYHLNLTWAMGGFLGVDIFFVLSGYLITSIILPAKGEELSFKLKDFWISRIRRLLPAAYVMIMTTMAWVVLFKGDLLSKVRGDAIASLFYSSNWWFIFHKVSYFDSFGSPSPLKNLWSLAIEEQFYLLWPLLLIAGLTLFKSRLKFATIVLIGAVGSAVAMGMMYEPGMDPSRIYYGTDTRSFELLIGCFLALIWPMKRLSTKKLPKVPQASLNIIGGVTLLVTLASFYVVNEYQSFVYQGGMFLFCLNAAVLIACVVHPSSFIGKVLSWKPLRWIGTRSYGIYLWHYPVIVLGTPIREIGNPVYWHIVVQLLIVFVLAEWSYRFVEVPIRTYGIRAFLRQYVQNIMKWRNLIMIRKVSTGVLSLILVICTTGIIGLAQGVTPAHEHTIKVSSVTQGVSGVQDGLNDPREEGKQSKPDSATGSSEQTPSAQENQKPTKQPNEVPPKQPAQQAPVVKKPVQTAGTKKKTYRNVLAIGDSVMLDIAKDLRRTYPNMTIDGKVGRQMSQALSLTPQYKKFNQKGNAVIIELGTNGYFTDKQIDRLLQAFSNTDIYLVNTRVPRSWESVVNQMITKKGQQFKNVKIVDWHSLGLKHPEYFAKDGVHLTPTGSRALSNLILSSFK
- a CDS encoding DUF3298 and DUF4163 domain-containing protein; amino-acid sequence: MDKKLETLREAYKSVPIPKELDDVIEKALQQKPKTVKKKRLYIWPASIAAAAALFIGTVNVSPQAAHAMSKIPVVDKIVEIVTFTEVKEERHHASIDTKTPSISGLKNKNLENSLNSKYVAESKKLYEKFASSDAAKADDKGYYSVDSTYKVMTNTDTILSVQRTIQETQASGYIQKRFDTIDKKNEVFITLKSLFKNDQYVDVISQNIIQQMKHQMETEPDKMYFITDEDMDPFKKIKPDQSFYITKDHKLMISFDEYEVAPGVMGPVEFEIPTKILKNVLVGDRYIR